One genomic region from Oncorhynchus gorbuscha isolate QuinsamMale2020 ecotype Even-year linkage group LG13, OgorEven_v1.0, whole genome shotgun sequence encodes:
- the LOC123993312 gene encoding LOW QUALITY PROTEIN: uncharacterized protein LOC123993312 (The sequence of the model RefSeq protein was modified relative to this genomic sequence to represent the inferred CDS: deleted 1 base in 1 codon), protein MEEKERSRSRSPSRSRRASRVQQVVGTLIRRTRESLSRERILGDGRSNRSASVSSQNFPVRLTVQIVRDPVLDSRGHGFTLSKQHPLLVRDVATGGPADGILYPGDQVLQINDLVADDLSYEQLQDVTRDLEDAVTMTILRHMTGPKSSIMSAEKRARLRSNPIKVRFAEEVVVNGHTQGNSLLFLPNVLKVYLENGQTKAFKFDATTTIKDIVLTLKDKLSICCIEYFALVLELQYSITKLLLLHEDELIHKVVQKKENSSHDYKCLFRVCFIPRDPLDLLQEDPTAFEYLFLQSVGDVLQERFAVEMKCNTALRLAALHMHERLNSIGSTRTSIRSITKEFGLDSFISPTLLSNMREKDLRKAISHHLKKIQSLLEPRQKVISATQARLAYLTQLGELISYGGRSYTATMMLQDREVLVSLLVGARYGLSQVVNHKLNMVSTLVDFSSISRVELLSESDRVSLLRISLHDIKPFALLMDSLAAKDLACLLGGYCKLLVDPRVCVFRLRRPKVRVHRIPAEEGYVSRCCSDSDDSSDEDYPAEPPPTHTRKRPAPASKDREGWRREEEEQRGVEGKKERAEKEYEEKQEVMIIELSEKDMEVEEENGREVRGREIMLGIKADAGTVEQDNWYRTEPRANSSFSSLSSCSLRAALEESSPAAAARGGGPAKASCLVALREDSPSLRSQRPTQGTTTLDVHHPFLLEVTAPSPQRQREGAAGSTASAPVRPTNLSYRSNDSPCLCFTEHSKGSYLPSPPEATSDEEETEEVDDDEEELRLLSKIPSHVDLRLIDKICAQSNKTASKNKLDIPIHISSCEKKAACSSTHKGEESLSSYSGDCGPFLTPSPNAPPPVARESASESDDEFFDAQERFTPPVPPDGTENSLDVADNKRHRKRWSGTGYGLPVVPEREPPSPLKKKHSSPDHKKQQETQRDSKLHSNQSSMQSVDAKTKPPPLAPKPQLPPKPELAPKPELAPKPQIDPQRSPKCGGPYAHCNGDARGAHAGLLEIDTMEPETMEFKSVTSGAGGPPLSSPLITAVRKNQQPPAESQTVENGLRQENGPKIENSSKQEHSSKIENRTPNVLPKDGVLVTADKQTASVETKTNGISLPKGEVRNGVGGHPPRKLQSLSPIPRSASGDEIRLSLTSPPPLSPRTSPSPLHPLTVLPIPVSLKEKEGVSPPNGLHPWGSRNGSAQSGRRVSLSHENLSPKNADGPLSLTTSLTTSSKGTAGIPESTGRSGSGSDLRVSSSSLGGRLPTSALRGRIQALPWYMTRSQEILGTLDYPSTSSVNEDVTSGYGSGLSVSGASEVSKVTAKAVGETAAGKGKKEVLEDGAEVVIATIKEFQEVTPRVKEANGTNVSHPNQTLRENGAHVSEPYGFRGSCKSEQPQSRPHSEVGFRGWFRPTPRGGLSGAHPSTGPPRGVWVPYRLRQLFSGDVEDGCGFDEELTIYEFSKRTRPKQARSTPLPSPTSPVPSPNILSLLRDTPRPLSTLSTASSEISPLLSRPVSPTPPTGALSSLTNKRYVGLKGGFASLRQDIDQLRLVLERGTAGPPPSSEPSKTDQDECGEEGPNQDVGKKDGPTPCCGGASPLPLTEAERSLLQAEARRLATGCQRATRVGWAPEEALRSLSNSFSALVQLSAACLRTHPCPGCDICLNRGQIHSTDDEGQEEALDKLKEIVGLYREFVGAVETAETRAGAGGGSGDGQRQGEGEGVRLLAKRCTVLISSVFALTQLFRMHSPDTTDLLGQTPLHF, encoded by the exons atggaggagaaggagaggagtagGAGCCGGTCTCCGTCTCGTAGCCGTAGGGCCAGCCGGGTGCAGCAGGTGGTGGGCACGTTGATCAGACGCACCCGAGAATCACTCAGCAG AGAGCGGATCCTTGGCGATGGGAGGTCCAACCGGTCAGCCAGCGTGTCCAGTCAGAACTTCCCGGTGAGGCTAACGGTTCAGATCGTCAGAGACCCGGTGTTGGACTCCAGAGGTCATGGGTTCACCCTCTCCAAACAGCATCCCCTGCTGGTCAGGGACGTGGCTacag GTGGCCCCGCGGATGGCATACTGTACCCTGGAGACCAGGTGTTACAGATCAATGACCTGGTGGCAGATGATCTCAGCTATGAACAGCTGCAAGACGTCACTAG GGACTTGGAGGACGCTGTCACAATGACAATCTTAAGGCACATgaca GGTCCTAAGTCGTCCATCATGTCGGCGGAGAAGAGGGCTCGTCTGAGGAGTAACCCGATCAAAGTGCGCTTCGCAGAGGAAGTGGTCGTTAACGGTCACACTCAG GGAAACTCTCTTCTGTTCCTGCCCAACGTTCTGAAGGTCTACCTGGAGAACGGACAGACCAAGGCCTTCAAGTTCGACGCCACCACCACCATCAAG GACATCGTTCTGACTCTGAAGGACAAGTTGTCCATCTGCTGCATTGAGTACTTTGCTCTGGTGCTGGAACTGCAGTATAGCATCACCAAGCTACTGCTCCTGCACGAGGATGAGCTTATACACAAA GTGGTGCAGAAGAAGGAGAACAGCAGCCATGACTACAAGTGTCTGTTCAGGGTTTGTTTCATTCCCAGAGACCCCCTGGATCTGCTACAGGAAGACCCAACCGCCTTCGAGTACCTCTTCCTGCAG agcGTCGGGGACGTTCTGCAGGAGAGGTTTGCGGTGGAGATGAAGTGTAACACTGCACTGCGTCTGGCTGCCCTGCACATGCACGAGAGACTGAACAGTATAGGCTCCACCCGGACCTCTATCAGGAGCATCAC GAAAGAGTTTGGTCTGGACAGCTTCATCTCTCCCACTCTGCTCAGTAACATGAGAGAGAAGGACCTGAGGAAAGCCATCAGCCACCACCTCAAGAAGATCCAGTCACTGCTGGAGCCACGACAGAAG GTTATCTCAGCCACTCAGGCCCGGCTGGCCTACCTCACCCAGCTTGGAGAACTAATCTCCTACGGAGGCCGCTCCTATACGGCCACCATGATG CTGCAGGACCGGGAGGTGCTGGTCAGTCTGTTGGTGGGAGCGCGCTACGGCCTGAGTCAGGTGGTCAACCACAAGCTCAACATGGTGTCCACCCTGGTAGACTTCAGCAGCATCAGTAGAGTGGAGCTGCTCTCTGAGTCAGACAGAGTCAGCCTGCTACGTATCTCACTGCACGACATCAAG CCTTTTGCCTTACTGATGGACTCTCTGGCAGCCAAAGATTTGGCGTGTCTACTGGGGGGCTATTGCAAGCTCCTGGTGGaccccagagtgtgtgtgttccgtCTGAGACGCCCCAAGGTGCGGGTGCACAGGATACCTGCTGAGGAAG GCTATGTGTCCCGCTGCTGTAGTGACTCCGATGACTCGTCAGACGAGGACTACCCCGCCGAGCCTCCGCCAACGCACACCCGCAAACGCCCCGCACCCGCCAGCAAAgacagggagggttggaggagagaagaagaggagcagagaggagtggaaggaaagaaagagagagctgagAAAGAATACGAAGAGAAACAAGAGGTGATGATCATTGAGCTGTCAGAGAAGGACATGGAAGTCGAGGAAGAGAACGGAAgggaagtgagaggaagagagatcatGCTAGGAATTAAAGCTGACGCGGGAACAGTGGAACAGGACAACTGGTACCGCACAGAGCCGCGGGCCAACAGTAGCTTCTCCAGCCTGTCCAGCTGCTCTCTGAGGGCGGCCTTGGAGGAGAGCAGCCCTGCAGCTGCAGCCAGAGGAGGAGGCCCAGCCAAGGCCTCTTGCTTGGTCGCCTTGCGTGAGGACAGCCCCTCTCTCCGGTCCCAACGTCCAACTCAGGGGACCACCACCCTGGATGTCCACCACCCGTTCCTCCTGGAGGTCACAGCTCCCTCTCCTCAGCGTCAGAGAGAGGGTGCCGCCGGCAGCACGGCCTCTGCCCCCGTACGCCCCACCAACCTGAGTTACCGCAGCAACGACAGCCCGTGCCTGTGCTTCACTGAACACTCCAAGGGCAGCTATCTCCCCAGCCCCCCCGAGGCCACCAGCGACGAGGAGGAGACGGAGGAAGTTGACGACGATGAGGAGGAACTGAGACTGCTCTCTAAGATCCCAAGTCACGTAGACCTGCGCCTCATCGACAAGATCTGCGCCCAGTCTAACAAAACTGCTTCCAAAAACAAGTTAGACATCCCCATCCACATCTCCTCCTGTGAAAAGAAGGCGGCTTGTAGCTCCACCCACAAAGGGGAGGAGAGTCTATCAAGTTACTCTGGAGATTGCGGTCCTTTCCTAACGCCGTCCCCTAATGCTCCTCCTCCTGTTGCTAGGGAAAGTGCCTCAGAGTCAGACGATGAGTTCTTCGATGCCCAGGAGCGGTTCACTCCTCCAGTTCCTCCTGATGGCACAG AAAACAGTTTGGATGTGGCTGACAATAAGAGACACCGTAAACGCTGGAGTGGCACAGGATATGGACTGCCAGTGGTACCAGAGAGGGagcctccctcacccctcaaaaAGAAGCACTCCTCACCTGACCACAAGAAACAGCAGGAGACCCAACGAGACTCGAAGCTCCACTCAAACCAGTCTTCCATGCAGAGTGTCGATGCCAAGACCAAACCTCCACCATTGGCCCCCAAGCCCCAGCTACCCCCGAAACCTGAACTGGCCCCGAAACCTGAACTGGCCCCCAAGCCCCAGATAGACCCCCAGAGGTCTCCCAAGTGTGGGGGTCCGTACGCCCACTGTAACGGGGATGCTCGTGGGGCCCACGCGGGGCTCTTGGAGATAGACACCATGGAGCCGGAAACGATGGAGTTTAAATCAGTCACCTCGGGGGCGGGGGggcctccactctcctcccccctcaTCACGGCTGTACGGAAGAACCAGCAACCCCCTGCTGAATCTCAGACTGTGGAGAACGGGCTCAGGCAAGAGAACGGGCCTAAGATAGAGAACAGTTCTAAGCAAGAGCACAGTTCTAAGATAGAGAACAGGACTCCTAACGTGCTTCCTAAAGATGGTGTTCTGGTCACTGCTGACAAGCAGACAGCGAGTGTTGAAACTAAAACAAATGGGATTTCCCTGCCGAAGGGAGAGGTCCGAAATGGGGTTGGGGGGCACCCCCCGAGAAAGCTGCAAAGCTTATCCCCCATTCCACGTTCGGCTTCAGGAGATGAGATCAGGTTGAGCCTTACCagccctccaccactctctcccagaacctccccttctcctcttcatcccctAACAGTCCTCCCCATCCCGGTCTcactgaaggagaaggagggggtgTCCCCACCAAACGGCCTCCACCCCTGGGGCAGCCGCAATGGGAGCGCTCAGTCCGGGAGGAGGGTCTCTTTGAGTCACGAGAACCTGTCCCCCAAAAATGCAGACGGCCCCCTCAGTCTGACCACCTCCCTCACCACCTCCTCTAAAGGGACAGCAGGAATCCCAGAGAGCACAGGGAGGTCAGGGTCAGGTTCAGACCTGAGGGTCAGTTCTTCCAGCCTGGGGGGCCGTCTGCCTACCTCAGCCCTGAGAGGGCGGATCCAGGCCCTGCCCTGGTACATGACCCGCTCCCAGGAGATCCTGGGTACTCTGGACTACCcctccaccagctctgtcaacgAGGATGTCACATCCGGGTACGGCTCCGGTCTGTCGGTCAGCGGAGCCTCTGAGGTCAGCAAGGTCACTGCCAAGGCAGTAGGTGAGACTGCAGCAGGTAAAGGGAAGAAGGAAGTGCTGGAGGATGGAGCAGAGGTTGTCATAGCGACCATCAAAGAGTTCCAGGAAGTGACTCCCCGTGTGAAGGAGGCCAATGGGACGAACGTGTCGCACCCCAACCAGACCCTGAGAGAAAATGGGGCGCACGTCTCTGAGCCCTATGGGTTTCGGGGCTCTTGCAAGTCGGAGCAGCCCCAGTCCAGGCCCCACTCAGAGGTGGGGTTTAGGGGGTGGTTCAGGCCCACCCCTAGAGGGGGACTCTCTGGTGCACACCCCTCCACAGGCCCACCGCGAGGCGTGTGGGTGCCGTACCGTCTACGCCAACTG TTCAGCGGCGACGTGGAGGACGGCTGCGGCTTTGACGAGGAGCTCACAATCTACGAGTTCTCCAAACGCACGCGCCCCAAACAAGCCCGCTCTACACCCCtgccctcccccacctcccctgtcccctcccccAACATCCTGTCCCTGCTGAGGGAcacccctcgccctctctctaccctctccactgCCTCCTCAGAAATTAGCCCCCTCCTGTCCCGCCCTGTCTCCCCAACACCCCCTACAGGCGCCCTGAGCTCCCTCACCAACAAACGCTACGTGGGGCTGAAGGGGGGCTTCGCCTCCCTGAGGCAGGACATCGATCAGCTACGCCTGGTTCTGGAGAGAGGCACGGCTGGGCCACCACCATCATCAGAACCCTCTAAAACAGACCAGGATGAGTGTGGAGAAGAGGGACCCAACCAAGACGTGGGGAAAAAGGATGGTCCGACCCCGTGCTGTGGAGGGGCAAGTCCTCTACCCTTGACAGAGGCTGAGAGGAGTTTACTCCAGGCAGAGGCCCGGCGGTTGGCAACAGGGTGCCAGCGTGCCACGCGTGTGGGCTGGGCTCCGGAGGAGGCGCTTCGGTCCTTATCCAACAGCTTTAGTGCCCTTGTGCAGCTCTCTGCAGCCTGCCTGAGAACACACCCCTGTCCTGGCTGTGACATCTGCCTCAATAGGGGTCAGATCCACAGCACTGATGATGAAGGCCAGGAGGAGGCTCTGGACAAGCTGAAGGAGATCGTAGGGCTGTACCGGGAGTTCGTTGGGGCTGTGGAGACGGCTGAAACCAGGGCTGGGGCTGGCGGTGGGTCTGGGGatggacagaggcagggagagggcgaGGGGGTCAGGCTGCTGGCCAAACGCTGCACGGTGCTCATCTCTTCTGTCTTTGCGCTCACTCAGCTGTTCAGGATGCACTCGCCGGACACGACAGACCTGCTGGGTCAAACACCTCTCCActtttga